One window of the Spirochaetota bacterium genome contains the following:
- the lipA gene encoding lipoyl synthase — protein MMRAKRPPWLDRKIDFRAMHETEQRLRDLDLHTVCHQARCPNISECFSRGTATFLILGDICTRNCSFCGVKHGKPLQTVTDEAVPVAEAVRRLQFRHAVITSVTRDDLPDGGAGAFAAVIAELKRAESPPVIEVLVPDFNGDENSIRAVVDAGPNIFGHNLETVPSLYGVRCSCDYGRSLKVLEIAKKLSPAAKTKSGLMVGLGETEEEIIDVMGDLRGVGCDYLSIGQYLQPGRENIPVKEYVRPERFERYRDIALGLGFLHVESGVYVRSSYMADRYGERNPPPLMGGVRGG, from the coding sequence ATAATGAGGGCGAAAAGACCGCCATGGCTTGACAGGAAGATCGACTTCCGGGCCATGCATGAGACGGAACAGCGCCTTCGGGACCTGGATCTTCACACGGTGTGCCACCAGGCCCGGTGTCCCAATATATCCGAATGCTTTTCCCGCGGCACGGCCACGTTCCTCATCCTGGGAGATATCTGCACCAGGAACTGTTCCTTCTGCGGCGTGAAGCACGGAAAACCGCTTCAGACGGTAACTGACGAAGCGGTCCCTGTGGCCGAAGCGGTCAGGCGGTTGCAGTTCCGCCATGCAGTCATCACGTCCGTGACGCGGGACGACCTGCCGGACGGCGGCGCCGGGGCCTTCGCGGCGGTCATTGCCGAGCTGAAAAGGGCGGAAAGCCCGCCTGTAATCGAGGTCCTTGTGCCTGACTTCAATGGGGACGAAAACTCTATCCGCGCGGTCGTGGATGCAGGGCCGAACATTTTCGGTCACAACCTGGAAACCGTGCCTTCTCTTTATGGCGTGCGCTGTTCCTGCGATTACGGCCGCAGCCTCAAGGTCCTTGAAATTGCAAAGAAACTCTCACCGGCGGCCAAGACCAAGTCCGGTCTCATGGTCGGCCTGGGCGAAACGGAGGAGGAAATTATCGATGTCATGGGTGACCTGCGCGGCGTGGGCTGCGACTACCTGAGCATCGGGCAATACCTTCAACCGGGCCGGGAAAACATTCCCGTGAAGGAGTATGTGCGGCCGGAGCGGTTTGAGCGCTACAGGGACATCGCCCTTGGGCTGGGCTTTCTCCACGTGGAGAGCGGGGTGTACGTGAGGAGCTCATATATGGCCGACCGGTATGGGGAAAGAAATCCCCCTCCCTTGATGGGAGGGGTTAGGGGAGGGTGA
- a CDS encoding lipoate--protein ligase family protein, with the protein MQSLNARFIPYASRGGAENMAIDEYLVSLHGRTGMAAFRVYGWSPPAISLGRYQGIDCLDLDACRADSVAVVRRITGGGAIYHGRELTYSLVLGNDDLDGKPRDVPDSFNKMNRFLILFYRWLGFQASYSCDSGGNDRAAARPDFCYSGNERFDILIGGKKIGGNAQRRLGKTVLQHGSIPFVINRDRVARYFKGGMAGGGFTTLTELAGRDLDAGAKARLLAESFAEVTGLRLKQEDIGPGEKAEIESIMNTRYLDRQWTREGRMDDNEGEKTAMA; encoded by the coding sequence ATGCAATCTCTGAATGCGCGTTTCATCCCGTACGCGTCCCGCGGCGGAGCGGAAAACATGGCCATCGATGAATACCTTGTGTCATTGCACGGGCGGACCGGCATGGCCGCGTTCAGGGTCTACGGGTGGAGTCCCCCGGCCATATCCCTGGGAAGGTACCAGGGGATAGACTGCCTCGACCTTGACGCCTGCCGTGCCGACAGCGTGGCTGTGGTCCGCCGGATCACCGGCGGCGGCGCCATTTACCATGGCAGGGAGCTCACCTATTCCCTGGTCCTGGGCAATGATGACCTGGACGGCAAGCCGAGGGACGTTCCTGACTCATTCAATAAAATGAACCGGTTTCTCATACTTTTTTACCGCTGGCTGGGCTTCCAGGCGTCTTACTCCTGTGACAGCGGAGGGAATGATCGGGCCGCGGCCCGCCCGGATTTTTGCTATTCCGGCAACGAGCGGTTTGATATCCTGATCGGCGGGAAAAAGATCGGAGGCAACGCACAGCGGCGTCTTGGAAAGACGGTGCTTCAGCACGGTTCGATACCCTTCGTGATAAACAGGGACCGCGTCGCCCGCTATTTTAAAGGCGGGATGGCCGGTGGAGGCTTCACTACATTGACCGAGCTTGCCGGAAGGGACCTTGATGCGGGCGCAAAGGCCCGGCTCCTCGCGGAGAGTTTCGCGGAGGTTACGGGTCTGCGGCTCAAACAGGAAGATATAGGCCCGGGAGAAAAAGCGGAAATAGAATCGATCATGAATACAAGATACCTGGACCGGCAGTGGACCCGGGAGGGACGGATGGATGATAATGAGGGCGAAAAGACCGCCATGGCTTGA
- the gcvPB gene encoding aminomethyl-transferring glycine dehydrogenase subunit GcvPB, which translates to MKHIFEKSVPGRIGIDPGVVSEGTIKLLDERFRRQSDSHLPEVSELDVMRHYILLSQLNYSVDTHFYPLGSCTMKYNPKANEALSSLPGFAGAHPFMAYLGEEHVQGCLELIYNLSSLLAEITGMKGVTTQPYAGAHGELTGILLMAAYHKSKGNKKKYVIVPDEAHGTNPASAAMGGYTVISIPVDKEGGMDVDIFREKMSDEVAGVMLTLPNTLGLFHRRICDIVEIARKHDAILYNDGANLNAILGKARPGDIGFDIVHMNLHKTFSTPHGGGGPGAGVVAVSEKLVDFLPMPAVVRTKQGSYALDPGGGKSIGLMASFFGNFSILVRACVYIMMLGREGLIDVSEMAVLNANYIRVKLKEYYDLPIDRTCMHECVFSAKRQVQKNGVHAIDIAKALIERGFHPPTIYFPLVVDEALMIEPTETESKETIDGFIEAMIEIAKLAESDPERIKNAPNNTPVSRPDETKAARELKLTCNL; encoded by the coding sequence ATGAAGCATATATTCGAAAAAAGCGTGCCCGGAAGGATCGGCATCGATCCGGGGGTTGTATCCGAGGGAACGATCAAGCTTCTGGACGAACGGTTCCGGAGACAATCGGACAGCCACCTCCCGGAGGTCTCTGAGCTTGACGTGATGCGCCATTACATACTGCTCTCCCAGCTCAATTATTCGGTGGACACGCATTTCTATCCACTCGGCTCCTGCACCATGAAATACAACCCGAAGGCGAACGAGGCCCTGTCATCGCTCCCCGGCTTCGCCGGTGCCCATCCCTTCATGGCCTATCTGGGAGAAGAGCATGTCCAGGGGTGCCTCGAGCTGATCTATAACCTTTCTTCGCTGCTGGCCGAGATAACCGGGATGAAGGGCGTGACCACGCAACCCTATGCCGGGGCCCACGGCGAGCTCACCGGGATCCTCCTCATGGCGGCCTATCACAAGAGCAAGGGGAACAAAAAGAAGTATGTCATCGTGCCCGACGAGGCCCACGGCACCAATCCCGCAAGCGCGGCCATGGGGGGCTACACGGTCATATCCATCCCCGTCGACAAAGAAGGCGGCATGGACGTCGATATCTTCCGCGAGAAGATGAGCGACGAAGTGGCCGGCGTCATGCTGACGCTCCCCAACACCCTGGGCCTGTTCCACCGGAGGATCTGCGACATTGTGGAGATAGCGCGGAAGCACGACGCCATTCTCTACAATGACGGCGCAAATCTCAACGCCATCCTCGGCAAGGCGAGGCCCGGCGATATCGGCTTCGACATCGTCCACATGAACCTGCACAAGACTTTCTCTACGCCCCATGGCGGCGGGGGACCCGGTGCGGGAGTCGTAGCGGTCTCGGAAAAGCTGGTTGATTTTCTTCCGATGCCCGCTGTCGTCAGGACGAAGCAGGGCTCGTACGCCCTTGATCCGGGCGGGGGAAAAAGCATCGGCCTCATGGCGTCATTCTTCGGGAATTTCTCAATACTGGTGCGGGCCTGCGTGTATATCATGATGCTGGGCCGGGAAGGGCTCATCGACGTATCGGAAATGGCCGTCCTGAACGCCAACTATATCAGGGTGAAGCTGAAAGAATATTATGACCTGCCCATCGATCGGACCTGCATGCACGAGTGCGTGTTCTCGGCGAAGCGGCAGGTGCAGAAGAACGGCGTCCACGCCATCGACATCGCCAAGGCGCTCATTGAGAGAGGCTTCCATCCCCCGACGATATATTTTCCCCTGGTGGTGGACGAGGCCCTTATGATAGAACCCACCGAAACGGAATCGAAGGAGACCATCGACGGCTTCATCGAGGCGATGATAGAGATCGCGAAGCTCGCTGAATCGGACCCGGAGAGGATCAAGAACGCCCCGAATAACACGCCGGTTTCGCGGCCCGACGAGACTAAGGCCGCCAGAGAGCTCAAGCTGACATGCAATCTCTGA